One region of Planctomycetota bacterium genomic DNA includes:
- the rsfS gene encoding ribosome silencing factor: MKKTLKKKLSGKKKSPVRKVAVKAAPRKRQISDSARDLALFCADLIEAKRGFDVTILNVSKDLQITDYFVICSGRNKKQNQAIAYTFLDNYSKLAKYGCSKPSYNSMQGFEEGQWIVVDLGAVVVHIFSEQLRQYYDLEFLWSSAPKVKRK; the protein is encoded by the coding sequence ATGAAAAAGACATTGAAGAAGAAATTGTCCGGCAAGAAGAAATCCCCGGTTCGTAAGGTGGCGGTCAAGGCCGCACCGCGCAAGAGACAGATATCAGATTCAGCCCGTGATTTGGCCTTGTTCTGCGCCGATCTGATTGAAGCCAAGCGCGGCTTTGATGTCACTATTCTCAATGTCTCCAAAGACCTCCAGATTACCGACTACTTCGTCATCTGCTCCGGCCGGAACAAGAAACAGAACCAGGCCATTGCCTATACCTTCCTTGACAACTACTCCAAATTGGCTAAATACGGATGCTCCAAGCCGAGTTACAACTCCATGCAGGGCTTTGAAGAAGGGCAGTGGATTGTGGTGGATTTGGGCGCCGTGGTGGTTCACATCTTCTCGGAACAACTCAGGCAGTATTACGATTTGGAGTTCTTATGGTCCTCCGCGCCTAAGGTAAAACGCAAGTAA
- a CDS encoding ABC transporter permease, whose amino-acid sequence MNALLAIILLTYRESLRKKILLVLVLFCIGLIVSSAFFPVVSPAARIKLVQTWTFQSVTFFGILVAIFLAAVSIPSDIENKRVFLTLTKPVTRETIIMGRLIGFILTTAVITIIMALVGLGYIRLVSFLSPEAQGALEVNQRIEPNKFHFEQFPSPGSLKGSFDTAEKGMEFEVSLEGEGNNFVAYEFSNLNDYAFSDKVKAEINIKVGEGLFKVSSGIMVNVVNPTTKEESSQKLDITYRRSAVVQFDRRMIDKVGDVRIYLHRTIPGSYIRVGPASVMILSPSSFEWNFLMAFGIVFLQIVLVLVFCVTCSSFLSGAVNIFLNMFLYFCGSGMKFLQDSLATMKQTMIEQIKSQNLTEVASQVQRHSDNGMPLWLMQLSDGILTNVLRIIPDFSRFDVWDNLLKGYAINISEYTHLLEYVFIYLVVMLAIGIAAFRLREIK is encoded by the coding sequence ATGAACGCTCTTTTAGCCATCATCTTATTGACATATCGTGAGTCGCTGCGCAAAAAAATACTCTTGGTGCTGGTTCTGTTCTGTATCGGACTGATAGTGTCATCGGCTTTTTTCCCGGTTGTTTCACCGGCCGCGCGGATTAAACTGGTCCAGACCTGGACATTCCAGAGCGTGACCTTTTTCGGCATTTTGGTGGCGATATTCCTGGCCGCTGTTTCAATCCCGTCGGATATTGAAAACAAGAGGGTTTTTCTGACCCTGACCAAGCCGGTTACCCGGGAGACCATCATAATGGGGCGGCTTATCGGATTTATCCTGACCACCGCAGTTATTACCATTATCATGGCTCTGGTGGGTTTGGGTTATATCCGCCTGGTATCGTTTTTATCGCCTGAAGCCCAGGGCGCGCTTGAGGTGAATCAGCGCATTGAACCCAATAAATTCCACTTTGAGCAATTCCCGTCCCCAGGTTCTCTTAAAGGTTCATTCGACACGGCCGAAAAGGGTATGGAGTTTGAGGTCTCACTGGAAGGTGAAGGCAATAATTTCGTCGCATATGAGTTTAGTAATCTTAATGATTATGCCTTTTCAGATAAGGTCAAGGCGGAGATAAATATTAAGGTAGGCGAAGGGCTTTTCAAGGTTTCTTCTGGCATAATGGTCAATGTCGTTAATCCTACAACCAAGGAAGAATCCTCACAGAAACTGGATATTACCTACCGGCGCTCCGCAGTGGTCCAGTTTGATAGGCGGATGATTGATAAGGTCGGAGATGTCCGTATCTATTTACATCGCACCATTCCCGGAAGTTATATCAGGGTCGGGCCGGCCAGCGTCATGATTCTCTCGCCCAGCAGTTTTGAATGGAATTTCCTGATGGCCTTTGGCATTGTCTTCCTGCAGATTGTTCTGGTGCTGGTCTTCTGCGTCACCTGTTCGTCATTCCTCTCCGGCGCGGTCAATATATTCCTGAACATGTTCCTGTATTTCTGCGGTAGCGGGATGAAATTCCTGCAGGATTCCCTGGCCACAATGAAGCAGACGATGATTGAGCAGATAAAGAGCCAGAATCTGACCGAGGTGGCCAGCCAGGTCCAACGCCATTCTGACAACGGTATGCCTTTATGGCTGATGCAGCTCTCGGATGGCATACTGACTAATGTCCTGAGAATCATACCGGATTTTTCCAGGTTTGACGTCTGGGATAATCTGCTCAAGGGCTATGCCATAAATATTTCAGAATATACGCATCTGCTGGAATATGTTTTTATATATCTGGTGGTAATGCTGGCCATAGGAATTGCAGCGTTTAGATTGCGTGAAATAAAATGA
- a CDS encoding ABC transporter ATP-binding protein, whose protein sequence is MDKNAVIETENLTKIYRAPFSKFQVKALDNLNIKVNRGEIFGFLGPNGSGKTTTMKILLGLLIPTSGNAWVLGRPASDVAVKDRIGFLPEESYLYRFLSAEETLDFYGRIFRIPSKERRKRIGELIDLVGLGHARTRQVKEYSKGMARRLGFAQALINDPEVIFLDEPTSGLDPLVARQVKDIVLDLKKQGKTVFMSSHLLADVENICDRVAILHLGKLQKVGAVKELISSPDVSEIGIKGLNQAALESIKGLVAKNGGEVVSVQPSTETLETLFLKTIKPESKSDE, encoded by the coding sequence ATGGATAAGAATGCTGTAATAGAAACCGAAAATCTGACCAAGATTTATCGGGCGCCTTTCAGTAAATTTCAGGTTAAGGCGCTGGATAATCTGAATATCAAGGTTAACCGGGGCGAGATATTCGGCTTTCTGGGACCGAATGGATCCGGCAAAACCACCACTATGAAAATCCTGCTGGGATTACTGATTCCGACCAGCGGTAATGCCTGGGTTTTAGGCAGGCCAGCCAGCGACGTGGCAGTCAAGGATCGGATTGGGTTCCTGCCCGAGGAATCGTATCTCTACCGTTTCCTGTCCGCGGAAGAAACACTGGATTTCTACGGACGTATTTTTAGGATACCGTCTAAAGAACGCCGGAAACGAATCGGCGAATTGATAGATTTGGTCGGATTAGGTCACGCCCGGACCAGGCAGGTCAAGGAGTATTCCAAGGGCATGGCGCGCCGGCTGGGATTTGCCCAGGCGCTGATTAATGACCCCGAAGTGATATTTCTTGATGAGCCGACCAGCGGACTTGACCCTCTGGTTGCCCGGCAGGTAAAGGATATTGTCCTTGATTTGAAAAAGCAGGGCAAGACCGTGTTTATGTCCAGCCATCTGTTGGCTGACGTTGAAAACATCTGCGACCGGGTTGCCATACTCCACTTGGGCAAATTACAGAAGGTGGGCGCTGTCAAAGAGCTCATCTCCAGCCCGGATGTTTCTGAAATCGGCATTAAAGGACTGAACCAGGCCGCGTTGGAGTCCATAAAAGGATTGGTTGCCAAAAACGGAGGTGAAGTGGTGTCAGTGCAGCCATCCACCGAAACACTGGAAACGCTTTTCCTGAAAACCATTAAACCGGAATCTAAATCTGATGAATGA
- a CDS encoding sodium-translocating pyrophosphatase, with protein MDPITGTITSAVTNVVTNPIPLGWWIAPIGALIALLFAYIFYKGMKKQDPGEPDMVRIAGYVKVGAMAYLKQQYKIVGIFFVVLVILLSLMAFVFKTQSAWVPFAFLSGGFFSGLCGFLGMKTATEASSRTAFAAKTSLNKGLVVAFRSGAVMGLIVVGFGLIDISAWFYVLYKWVGMDLQHVTITMLCFGMGASTQALFARVGGGIFTKAADVGADLVGKVEANIPEDDPRNPAVIADNVGDNVGDVAGMGADLYESYCGSILAAAALGAAAALSLGIKEIDKVIMWIVLPMIIAGVGNIFSVIGVYAVRTGEKASQKELMKALFRGINLTSYATIVVAGLVMYLLLPQNWLGLWASMVCGLLAGLVIGKATEYYTSSDYKPTQEIGNQALTGPATVVIAGMSVGMISTVIPVVTVCLGTILAYGLSGGFSDPILGLYGISLAAVGMLSNLGITLATDAYGPIADNAGGNAQMTNQPAFVRERTDALDSLGNTTAATGKGFAIGSAALTALALVAAYIEEIRMALVRAGTALGSVLPSDASITYFMEYYKVHLMNPVVLVGIFLGAMLTFAFVAMTLRAVGRAAGQMVVEVRRQFKEIPGLLEGKKDAQADYSSCVAIATKGAQHEMILPSAMALAAPILVGLVLGVPGVIGMLTGAIACGFVMAVFLANSGGAWDNAKKWIEGGQHGGKGSYAHKAGVVGDTVGDPFKDTSGPSLNILIKLMSMVAIVFAGVTVKYSPIIAQWLGIGGK; from the coding sequence ATGGATCCGATAACTGGGACGATAACAAGTGCAGTGACTAATGTGGTAACTAATCCGATACCCTTGGGGTGGTGGATTGCGCCGATTGGCGCGCTCATAGCGCTGCTGTTTGCTTATATTTTTTATAAGGGGATGAAAAAGCAGGATCCGGGTGAACCGGACATGGTCCGGATTGCCGGCTATGTCAAGGTCGGCGCTATGGCATATCTTAAACAGCAGTATAAAATCGTCGGCATATTCTTTGTCGTTTTGGTTATTCTTCTTTCATTGATGGCTTTTGTATTTAAAACCCAGTCCGCCTGGGTGCCGTTTGCTTTTTTAAGCGGCGGCTTCTTCTCGGGCCTGTGCGGGTTTTTGGGTATGAAAACCGCCACCGAGGCGTCATCCCGGACCGCCTTCGCGGCCAAGACTTCGTTAAATAAAGGTTTGGTCGTGGCCTTCCGTTCCGGCGCGGTCATGGGCTTGATTGTGGTCGGTTTCGGCTTGATAGATATTTCCGCCTGGTTTTATGTTCTTTATAAATGGGTCGGAATGGATTTGCAGCATGTTACGATTACCATGCTTTGCTTCGGGATGGGCGCTTCAACCCAGGCTTTGTTTGCCCGCGTCGGCGGCGGGATATTCACCAAAGCCGCTGATGTCGGCGCTGATTTAGTCGGCAAAGTAGAGGCCAATATTCCGGAAGACGACCCGCGCAACCCGGCCGTGATTGCCGATAATGTCGGCGATAATGTCGGCGATGTCGCCGGAATGGGTGCTGACCTATATGAATCCTACTGCGGCTCCATCTTAGCCGCCGCCGCCCTGGGCGCGGCCGCCGCTTTGTCATTGGGCATAAAAGAAATAGATAAGGTTATTATGTGGATTGTCCTGCCCATGATTATTGCCGGCGTCGGCAATATATTCTCGGTTATCGGCGTATATGCCGTCAGAACCGGGGAAAAAGCGTCTCAAAAGGAACTGATGAAGGCCCTTTTCCGGGGCATTAATCTGACCTCATATGCCACTATTGTTGTCGCCGGGTTGGTTATGTATTTGCTTCTGCCGCAAAACTGGCTGGGGCTCTGGGCATCGATGGTCTGCGGACTTCTGGCCGGTTTGGTTATCGGCAAAGCTACCGAATACTATACCTCGAGCGATTATAAACCAACCCAGGAAATCGGCAACCAGGCGTTGACCGGGCCGGCTACGGTCGTCATCGCCGGTATGTCCGTTGGGATGATTTCAACTGTCATTCCGGTTGTGACCGTTTGCCTTGGTACGATTCTGGCTTATGGTTTATCCGGCGGATTCAGCGACCCGATTCTTGGCCTCTACGGCATCTCCCTGGCCGCTGTCGGTATGCTCAGCAACTTAGGTATCACTTTAGCCACTGACGCCTATGGCCCGATTGCCGACAATGCCGGCGGAAACGCCCAGATGACCAATCAACCGGCTTTTGTCAGGGAACGGACCGATGCCCTGGATTCACTGGGTAACACCACCGCGGCTACCGGAAAGGGCTTTGCTATCGGCTCAGCCGCCTTAACCGCCTTGGCGCTGGTTGCGGCCTATATTGAGGAAATCCGTATGGCGCTGGTCAGGGCCGGCACTGCGTTAGGTTCGGTTCTGCCCAGTGATGCCAGCATCACTTACTTTATGGAATACTACAAGGTTCATTTAATGAACCCGGTGGTTTTGGTGGGTATTTTCCTGGGCGCGATGCTTACCTTTGCCTTTGTGGCCATGACATTAAGGGCGGTCGGCCGGGCCGCCGGCCAGATGGTGGTTGAAGTCCGGCGCCAGTTCAAGGAAATCCCCGGATTGCTCGAAGGCAAAAAAGACGCTCAGGCTGATTATTCCAGCTGCGTGGCCATTGCCACCAAAGGCGCCCAGCATGAAATGATACTGCCATCGGCCATGGCTTTAGCCGCGCCGATTCTGGTTGGCTTGGTACTGGGTGTGCCCGGCGTTATCGGCATGTTGACCGGCGCTATTGCCTGCGGGTTTGTTATGGCTGTTTTTCTGGCCAATTCCGGCGGCGCCTGGGACAACGCCAAGAAATGGATTGAAGGCGGCCAGCACGGCGGCAAGGGCTCTTACGCCCATAAAGCCGGCGTGGTCGGAGATACGGTCGGCGACCCGTTCAAGGATACTTCAGGTCCGTCTCTGAACATCCTGATTAAACTCATGTCCATGGTGGCCATCGTGTTTGCCGGTGTAACCGTAAAATATTCGCCGATTATTGCCCAGTGGCTGGGCATTGGCGGGAAGTAA
- the hflB gene encoding ATP-dependent zinc metalloprotease FtsH encodes MRNALLIILLGLFLITAVFFAYNSYSEKRANVTFSQFLIEAKEKKLKTIHIKGTKIDGEYLPGGQYKYYYLTDNVPPNYMGDGDHLKELQSLVDPKEFSYDTGESMWTQIFIAILPILLLIGVIWYFAVRQVKNIGGSGGPLSFGRSRAKLVTKDKRKTTFDDVAGIEEAKDEVNEIINFLKDPGKFRKLGARIPRGVLLVGPPGSGKTLLAKAIAGEADVPFFTMSGSDFVEMFVGVGASRVRDLFNTAKENSPCIIFLDEIDAVGRQRGTGLGGGHDEREQTLNAILVEMDGFDTDSSVIIMAATNRPDVLDSALLRPGRFDRQIVIDMPDVKGREAILKVHARKIKLNPQVDLSLLAKTTPMFSGADLEAIINESALLAVMKNKTMVGQEELEESRDKVRWGREKRSRDIDEADRKITAYHESGHALAAYLLPEVENVHKVTIISRGNYLGATMRLPEKDRYHMQKKYVLGNITVFYSGRVAEELFCSDVSAGARSDIQEATRLARLMVCEWGMSEKLGPISYSEGEEHLFLGREITKTKTHSDVTSNEIDMEIKDILISCYNRAKELITQNKDACDRLAKALLKHEVLNGQDVENVIKGMEIEPKQNNNSGIKDDAEKKTAADSDTKTA; translated from the coding sequence ATGAGAAATGCTTTGTTGATAATTCTGTTGGGTTTATTCCTGATCACCGCAGTTTTTTTCGCCTATAATTCCTATAGCGAAAAAAGGGCGAATGTCACCTTTTCCCAGTTTCTGATTGAAGCCAAAGAGAAGAAACTCAAGACCATTCATATTAAGGGGACTAAAATAGATGGCGAATACCTTCCGGGCGGGCAATATAAATATTATTACCTTACGGATAATGTTCCGCCAAATTATATGGGCGATGGCGATCATCTCAAGGAACTACAGTCCTTAGTTGACCCGAAGGAATTTTCCTACGACACCGGAGAGAGCATGTGGACCCAGATATTCATCGCCATCCTGCCGATTTTGTTGCTTATCGGCGTCATCTGGTATTTTGCGGTCCGGCAGGTCAAGAATATCGGCGGGTCGGGCGGGCCGCTTTCCTTCGGCCGGAGCCGCGCCAAACTGGTCACCAAGGACAAACGGAAAACCACCTTTGATGACGTGGCCGGGATTGAAGAAGCCAAAGATGAAGTTAATGAGATAATAAATTTTCTCAAAGACCCGGGTAAATTCAGGAAATTAGGCGCCCGAATCCCGCGTGGCGTTCTGCTGGTCGGGCCTCCGGGCTCCGGCAAGACACTGCTGGCCAAGGCAATTGCCGGCGAAGCCGATGTTCCGTTCTTTACCATGTCCGGCTCTGATTTTGTGGAGATGTTTGTCGGCGTCGGCGCCTCCCGGGTTCGGGATTTATTCAATACCGCCAAGGAAAATTCGCCCTGCATCATCTTCCTTGATGAAATAGATGCGGTGGGCCGGCAGCGCGGCACCGGTTTGGGCGGCGGGCATGATGAACGCGAACAAACGCTTAACGCCATTCTGGTTGAGATGGATGGTTTTGATACCGATAGCAGTGTTATTATAATGGCTGCCACCAATCGGCCGGACGTCCTTGACTCGGCTTTATTGCGCCCGGGCAGGTTTGACCGCCAGATTGTTATTGATATGCCTGATGTAAAAGGCCGGGAGGCGATTCTGAAAGTCCACGCCCGTAAAATTAAATTAAACCCGCAGGTCGACCTGTCATTGTTAGCCAAGACCACGCCGATGTTTTCCGGCGCTGATTTGGAGGCGATTATCAACGAGTCGGCCTTGTTAGCCGTGATGAAGAATAAAACCATGGTAGGTCAGGAAGAGTTGGAAGAATCGCGGGATAAGGTCCGCTGGGGCAGGGAAAAACGCAGCCGCGATATAGATGAAGCCGACCGGAAAATCACGGCCTATCATGAATCAGGCCACGCCTTAGCCGCTTATCTGCTGCCTGAGGTGGAAAACGTCCATAAGGTCACGATTATTTCCCGGGGTAATTATTTGGGCGCGACTATGCGCCTGCCTGAAAAAGACCGGTACCATATGCAGAAGAAATACGTCTTGGGTAATATCACGGTTTTTTACAGCGGCCGGGTGGCCGAAGAATTATTCTGCAGTGATGTCTCGGCCGGCGCGCGTTCGGATATCCAGGAAGCCACCCGTTTGGCCCGGCTGATGGTGTGCGAGTGGGGCATGAGCGAAAAATTAGGCCCGATCAGTTATTCGGAAGGCGAGGAGCATCTATTCCTGGGGCGGGAAATCACCAAGACCAAGACTCATAGCGATGTCACCTCCAATGAAATTGATATGGAAATCAAGGATATTCTGATTTCCTGCTATAACCGCGCCAAGGAATTGATTACCCAGAATAAGGACGCCTGTGACCGGCTGGCCAAGGCATTGCTTAAGCATGAGGTGCTTAATGGGCAGGATGTGGAAAATGTTATCAAGGGTATGGAAATCGAACCGAAGCAAAATAATAATTCCGGAATAAAGGACGATGCTGAAAAGAAGACCGCCGCCGATTCTGATACCAAAACTGCGTAA
- a CDS encoding TIGR00159 family protein gives MTDKIKIAVEIGIFFFFFYALLLSFKGTRGAGIFKGVIFISFATFFLIGAGANYFELSNISFALFQWLLPLFALALIIVFQPELRRVLMDLGQSSRLFNAVSTSVGAEMIDSVASAAVNLSGRKHGALIALEKEIGLKPYIEGGIKMDSQVTKELIETIFYPGSELHDGGLVIKDERIIAAGCVFPLTENPNIPKSLGTRHRAAIGLTEESDAITVVVSEETGKISVSIHGQIESDLDKEKLVRFINENYRK, from the coding sequence ATGACTGATAAGATTAAAATCGCAGTTGAAATCGGAATATTTTTTTTCTTTTTCTATGCGTTGCTGTTAAGTTTTAAGGGTACGCGCGGCGCAGGTATTTTTAAGGGCGTCATTTTTATATCGTTTGCAACGTTCTTTCTGATAGGCGCCGGGGCTAATTATTTTGAATTGAGCAATATATCGTTCGCTTTGTTCCAGTGGTTGTTGCCTTTGTTCGCCTTAGCGCTGATTATCGTGTTCCAGCCGGAATTACGAAGGGTGCTGATGGATTTGGGACAGTCGTCGCGCCTGTTTAATGCGGTATCCACCTCTGTCGGTGCAGAGATGATTGACTCTGTGGCTTCGGCTGCGGTTAATCTGTCCGGCCGGAAGCACGGCGCCTTAATCGCGTTGGAAAAGGAAATTGGTCTAAAGCCATATATTGAGGGCGGAATCAAAATGGACAGCCAGGTGACCAAGGAATTGATCGAGACCATCTTTTATCCCGGTTCTGAATTGCACGATGGCGGTCTGGTGATTAAGGATGAACGCATCATCGCGGCCGGTTGCGTATTCCCCCTGACTGAAAATCCGAACATTCCCAAGTCCCTGGGTACCAGGCACCGCGCGGCCATCGGCCTGACCGAAGAAAGCGATGCCATTACTGTTGTGGTTTCCGAGGAGACCGGCAAGATATCCGTTTCTATCCACGGGCAGATAGAAAGTGATTTGGACAAGGAAAAACTGGTAAGGTTTATTAACGAGAATTACCGTAAGTAA
- the folP gene encoding dihydropteroate synthase, giving the protein MLKRRPPPILIPKLRNLGFKNSQPLASLKLDCTYIVGVLNVTPDSFSDGNRFHKLTESIPHALEMIEQGADIIDIGGESTRPGAKPLPLDAELNRVIPVIENLVRIRPDIIISIDTYKARVAEAAIKAGARIVNDISALGFDPGMAAVVARYKVPVILMHIKGTPQMMQVNPVYKNIKQEIFSYFIKRISYAVKNGIKRSQIIVDPGLGFGKRSYDNYRILGWLDDLHSLGQPIMFGPSRKSFIGKILDLPPEDRLEGTAAVVAHAVFKGVQFVRVHDVRQMKRVIIVSEIINKYD; this is encoded by the coding sequence ATGCTGAAAAGAAGACCGCCGCCGATTCTGATACCAAAACTGCGTAATTTGGGTTTCAAAAATAGCCAGCCGCTGGCCTCATTAAAATTGGACTGCACGTATATTGTCGGCGTATTAAATGTTACCCCGGACTCGTTTTCCGACGGCAATAGATTCCATAAGCTGACTGAGTCTATCCCGCACGCCCTGGAGATGATAGAGCAGGGCGCTGATATCATCGATATCGGAGGCGAATCAACCAGGCCGGGTGCCAAGCCGCTTCCGCTGGATGCGGAGTTAAACAGGGTAATTCCGGTCATAGAGAATCTGGTTCGTATCCGGCCGGATATTATCATTTCAATCGACACCTACAAGGCCCGGGTGGCCGAAGCGGCCATCAAAGCCGGGGCGCGGATTGTCAATGATATTTCAGCGCTTGGTTTCGATCCCGGGATGGCTGCTGTGGTGGCGCGCTATAAGGTGCCTGTGATATTGATGCATATCAAGGGGACGCCGCAAATGATGCAGGTAAACCCGGTCTATAAAAACATTAAACAGGAGATATTTAGCTACTTTATAAAACGGATTAGCTATGCCGTAAAAAATGGTATAAAAAGAAGTCAAATAATTGTTGACCCCGGATTAGGATTTGGTAAAAGATCATATGACAATTATAGGATTCTTGGTTGGTTGGATGATCTGCATAGCTTAGGTCAGCCGATAATGTTCGGGCCTTCAAGGAAATCATTTATCGGAAAGATTTTAGACCTACCGCCTGAGGATAGGTTGGAAGGCACAGCCGCGGTGGTGGCCCATGCGGTTTTTAAAGGCGTTCAATTTGTCAGGGTGCACGATGTCAGGCAGATGAAAAGGGTAATAATAGTTTCCGAGATCATAAATAAATATGACTGA
- a CDS encoding YbbR-like domain-containing protein encodes MISFVRGLFLNNLGNKIIALILAVICWFYIHNVRIEPANNQSVPLIIETPGQIISRVEKDGEIIKNVKVDIEYPKGASFDGLVCRHKIKAVPESLPQTIIVELTSSDFNLKQGMTIKNFLPDNRISVLLMRETVSQMKLKTEGAIKGTPQKGYRVTLVQAKPTDIPIKGPKNILDKYNEIQIAKIDVTNRNSDFSIPGRIETVENAELTPMESFEVDVRIGEDIIEDVRTVKINLLLPPDFPHFPIQIKPQEKALKFRGPASKIRDLKPSHINLFVNVGELCPNPAEVKPPMTFAPKLELRFTPDLPIGIELAEPLEQIKLEILPPPAPPEPTPEKPPEPPPAPPK; translated from the coding sequence ATGATTTCGTTTGTCAGGGGATTGTTTCTGAATAACCTGGGTAACAAGATTATAGCCTTGATACTGGCAGTGATATGCTGGTTTTATATCCATAATGTTCGTATAGAGCCGGCAAACAATCAGTCGGTTCCGTTGATTATAGAGACGCCCGGGCAGATTATCAGCCGGGTTGAAAAGGATGGCGAGATTATCAAGAATGTTAAGGTTGACATTGAATACCCCAAGGGCGCGTCGTTTGATGGGTTGGTCTGCAGGCATAAGATAAAGGCGGTGCCCGAATCATTGCCCCAGACTATTATTGTGGAACTGACCTCGTCCGACTTTAATCTCAAGCAGGGGATGACCATAAAGAATTTTTTACCGGACAACAGGATTTCGGTGCTCCTGATGAGAGAAACGGTCAGCCAGATGAAACTCAAGACCGAGGGCGCTATCAAAGGCACGCCGCAAAAGGGCTACCGGGTTACTTTAGTGCAGGCAAAACCGACCGATATACCCATCAAAGGACCCAAGAATATCCTAGATAAGTATAACGAGATTCAGATTGCCAAGATAGACGTAACCAACCGCAATAGTGATTTTTCCATTCCCGGACGAATTGAGACCGTGGAAAATGCGGAACTTACGCCGATGGAATCTTTCGAAGTAGATGTGAGAATTGGAGAGGATATTATTGAGGACGTCCGGACCGTAAAGATAAATCTGCTCCTGCCGCCTGATTTTCCACACTTCCCGATTCAGATAAAACCGCAGGAAAAGGCATTAAAATTCAGGGGGCCGGCTTCGAAAATCAGGGATCTCAAGCCCAGCCATATTAATCTCTTTGTGAATGTCGGTGAGTTATGCCCCAATCCGGCCGAGGTGAAACCTCCGATGACCTTTGCTCCCAAGCTGGAACTTCGTTTTACGCCGGATCTGCCCATCGGTATAGAATTAGCCGAACCATTGGAACAGATAAAACTGGAGATTTTGCCGCCACCGGCACCTCCTGAGCCAACGCCCGAGAAACCGCCGGAGCCGCCTCCTGCGCCGCCGAAATAG